The Solea senegalensis isolate Sse05_10M linkage group LG9, IFAPA_SoseM_1, whole genome shotgun sequence genome has a segment encoding these proteins:
- the LOC122775117 gene encoding DENN domain-containing protein 4B-like translates to MTEEKCPQLVDYFVVAGLDPGGQWRPLDEDGKASSSSSSSSPSSSSSGSSGRAVEPVTDLVVIAKGLGEEVPEGFTCIEKTLGGHSAELSAGLINNPHLYLCYRRGRDKPPVLDLGVLYEGKEQLKQGWYVIETTPYSRSASLSAGGGPTAHRVFLTYRRALDSQGLHTLGVTDIALLLPSKGEVAPHTFSRVEKNLNTGMWGPGLYLCYKRAVAKANALVYEASLISRYPEEDLEAFPLPESVPVFCLPMGVTVESWPLNTKYQLPVFSTFVLTSASGDKVYGAAIQFYESFQRELLSERQSVRLGLLSVVDRRPITSRSLQVKKSICVLSHWPFFNVFQKFLTFIYRYSISGPHVLPLEKHISSFMHNVPFPSPQRPRILVQLSPYDNLLLCQPVSSPLPLSGASYLKLLQNLGPENACTLLLAVLTEHKLLLHSLRPDVLTSVSEALISVSFPLRWLCPYIPLCPLQMADVLLAPMPFVVGVHSSYFDLYDPPADVVCVDLDTNTIFQSDEKKPLSWRSLPRRPGKALFNTLTSLHKTLEKICTPGQEEATLEFLLTDYDQIYRRQKQLELEIQEGFLRFMSCLLRGYRSFLLPITQAPSDTTTDCSSLFNLQGFLKSRDRTQQKFYNQLTRTQMFTQFIEECSFVSDRHACLEFFDECVQKVDVEKPEEVRLIDLDETHSGEHTVFIMPPEEPQEADGSECPALYSYETFPTLRPELFDQPQDQLRPPAKGSAPSSPAPRRTKQEIKLAQKRAQKYASVPDMWSKCLLGHCYGLWFIYLPTFVRAESAKVRTLHTAYDVLKHMENRKVVLPDEVCYRILMQLCGQYGQPVLAVRVLLEMKKAGITPNTITYGYYNKAVLESKWPSTNQGGRLRWAKLRNVLLAVAQFRRPLKRKKSGSVGSRGEAMTEPDQRLHPQSTLIRQSSWSGLSESSSHESLTGPLVKSNSLSSMKTSSDKVKLFKKTMLRNAGTDSCGEAVSRKPPLGPRDASATPPAPPVGGGVLVKRSQVCLSNFYKECAESAGSEPDCSCQPAERDGRPVGVRDTAGRNKVVDENYNNVSSPSRGLAGKLQQLLTPTRHRVSVRRAASVDDRRPGGGGGGVGRRVSEQRQSRKAQVAETLLKAKDRLVNATSESSLSVGSDLDLTDTPTAAFPLRRSWDANQEAAGLEVLISSCSLCRSCNSLVYDEEIMAGWTSDDSNLNSSCPFCGASFVPFLNAEVCDLGPVSSVERNNWNVEDDVESAVRPPSVQEASLRQCNGVSEDSSSETSSYSENSRTTTGSSVGGAPQVTVAYLSPLVVRKELESLLENEGEAVLAQPQFLDNHSIIFWNLVWYFQRLGLPSNLLQLVRASPLVSHFTQSESSAVRVRLLWDTLSPDTDQWPPLYVLWRIHSGVPMRIYSWRRHNHPFTLSFLEEVLRWVGMNEVHKAVTLFLDTLDKQPGSPRIQRSLYREFLFLTLAAMGKDHVAAFDKKYKAAYSRLSSTLGRDELRNKRVQPPSAKAVDCRRSFHPPLEC, encoded by the exons GGTTCTGTATGAAGGGaaggagcagctgaagcaggGCTGGTACGTCATCGAGACGACGCCCTACAGCCGCTCGGCCAGCCTGAGCGCCGGCGGCGGCCCGACCGCTCACCGGGTGTTCCTGACGTATCGCCGGGCTCTGGACTCGCAGGGTCTCCACACGCTGGGCGTCACCGACATCGCCCTGCTGCTGCCCAGCAAGGGGGAGGTGGCGCCGCACACTTTCTCTCGCGTCGAAAAGAACCTAAACACCGGCATG TGGGGTCCAGGCCTGTACCTGTGCTACAAGAGAGCGGTGGCCAAAGCCAACGCGCTGGTCTACGAAGCCA gtctgATCAGCCGTTACCCTGAGGAGGACCTGGAGGCATTCCCTCTGCCAGAGTCCGTTCCAGTCTTCTGTTTGCCGATGGGCGTCACTGTGGAGAGCTGGCCTCTGAACACAAAGTACCAGCTGCCCGTCTTCTCCACCTTCGTCCTCACGTCCGCCTCCGGGGACAAG GTTTACGGTGCCGCCATCCAGTTCTACGAGTCCTTCCAGAGGGAGCTGCTGTCGGAGCGGCAGAGTGTGAGGCTGGGTCTGCTCAGCGTGGTGGACCGGCGGCCCATCACCAGCCGCAGCCTGCAGGTGAAGAAGAGCATCTGTGTGTTGTCACACTGGCCCTTCTTCAACGTCTTCCAGAAGTTTCTCACCTTCATCTACAGATACTCCATCTCCGGACCTCACGTGCTGCCACTAGAGAA ACACATATCCAGCTTCATGCACAACGTCCCGTTTCCTTCTCCCCAGCGTCCTCGCATCCTTGTTCAG cTGTCTCCATATGAcaacctgctgctgtgtcagCCGGTCTCCTCTCCACTGCCACTCAG tggtgcGAGCTACCTGAAGCTGCTACAGAACCTCGGTCCAGAAAACGCCTGCACGCTGCTGCTCGCCGTCCTCACCgaacacaaactgctgctgcactcGCTGCGGCCCGACGTCCTCACGTCTGTCAGCGAGGCGCTCATCTCT GTGAGTTTCCCGCTGCGCTGGCTCTGTCCGTACATCCCTCTGTGTCCGCTGCAGATGGCCGACGTGCTGCTGGCGCCGATGCCTTTCGTCGTTGGTGTCCACTCCAGCTACTTTGACCTGTACGACCCCCCCGCAGACGTGGTGTGCGTCGACCTGGACACCAACACCATCTTCCA GTCGGATGAAAAGAAGCCGTTGTCATGGCGATCGTTGCCCAGGAGGCCCGGCAAGGCGCTGTTCAACACTCTCACCAGCCTCCACAAGACCCTGGAGAAGA TTTGCACACCTGGCCAGGAGGAGGCGACACTGGAGTTCCTGCTCACCGACTACGACCAGATCTACCGGCGTCAGAaacagctggagctggagatcCAGGAAGGCTTTCTGCGTTTCATGAGCTGCCTGCTGCGAGGATACCGCTCCTTCCTGCTGCCCATTACACAGGCACCGTCTGACACCACCACTGACTGCAGTTCCCTCTTCAACCTGCAGG gttTCCTGAAATCTCGCGATCGGACGCAGCAGAAGTTTTACAACCAGCTGACGAGAACCCAGATGTTCACTCAGTTCATCGAGGAGTGCTCCTTCGTCAGCGACCGCCACGCCTGCCTCGAGTTCTTCGACGAGTGCGTCCAGAAG GTGGACGTGGAGAAGCCGGAGGAGGTGAGATTGATCGATCTGGACGAGACTCACAGCGGAGAACACACCGTCTTCATCATGCCGCCAGAGGAGCCGCAGGAAGCAGACGGCTCAGAGTGTCCCGCCCTCTACAg CTATGAGACGTTCCCCACTCTGAGGCCCGAGCTCTTTGACCAGCCGCAGGACCAGCTCCGCCCCCCGGCCAAAGGCAGCGCCCCCAGTAGCCCTGCCCCTCGACGCACCAAACAG GAGATCAAGTTGGCGCAGAAGCGAGCGCAGAAGTACGCGTCCGTCCCGGACATGTGGTCCAAGTGTCTGCTGGGTCACTGTTACGGCCTCTGGTTCATCTACCTGCCCACGTTTGTGCGCGCCGAGAGCGCCAAGGTCCGCACCCTGCACACGGCCTACGACGTCCTCAAACACATGGAGAACAGGAAGGTGGTGCTGCCGGACGAG gtgtgttaCCGGATCCTGATGCAGCTGTGCGGTCAGTACGGGCAGCCGGTCCTCGCTGTTCGAGTCCTGCTGGAGATGAAGAAGGCGGGAATCACGCCCAACACCATCACCTACGGCTACTACAACAAG gcGGTGCTGGAGAGCAAGTGGCCCTCAACCAATCAGGGCGGGCGTCTCCGCTGGGCCAAGCTGAGGAACGTCCTGCTCGCTGTGGCCCAGTTTAGACGGCCGTTAAAGCGGAAGAAGAGCGGCTCGGTGGGGTCTCGAGGAG AAGCGATGACAGAACCTGACCAGAGGCTCCACCCCCAGTCCACTCTGATTCGTCAGTCCAGTTGGAGCGGTCTGTCTGAAAGCTCCAGTCACGAGTCCCTGACTGGTCCACTGGTGAAGAGCAACAGTCTGAGCAGCATGAAGACGTCGTCTGACA AGGTGAAACTCTTTAAGAAGACGATGCTTCGCAACGCCGGGACAGACAGCTGTGGGGAAGCCGTCTCCCGTAAGCCGCCGCTGGGTCCCAGAGACGCGTCGGCCACACctccagcgccccctgttggtggtggtgtccTGGTGAAGCGGAGTCAGGTTTGCCTCTCCAACTTTTACAAAGAGTGTGCAGAGTCTGCCGGCTCGGAGCCGGACTGCAGCTGTCAGCCTGCGGAGAGAGACGGACG GCCAGTGGGTGTGCGTGACACGGCCGGAAGAAACAAGGTTGTAGATGAGAACTACAACAACGTGTCTTCCCCGAGCAGAGGTTTGGCCGGgaaactgcagcagctcctcacTCCGACCAGACACCGAGTGTCCGTGCGACGAGCCGCCAGCGTGGACGACCGGCGgccgggaggaggaggaggaggcgtcgGACGAAGAGTGTCTGAGCAGAGACAGTCGAGGAAAGCTCAGGTGGCTGAAACTCTGCTGAAGGCCAAAGATCGACTGGTCAACGCCACGTCAGAG AGTTCATTGTCTGTAGGAAGTGACCTCGACTTGACGGACACACCCACTGCTGCGTTTCCTCTGCGCAGGTCCTGGGACGCTAATCAGGAGGCGGCAGGACTCGAG gtgttgatatccagctgctctctgtgtcGCAGCTGTAACTCGTTGGTCTATGACGAGGAGATCATGGCCGGCTGGACGTCGGACGACTCAAACCTGAACTCGTCGTGTCCGTTCTGCGGCGCCTCCTTCGTGCCCTTCCTGAACGCTGAGGTCTGTGACCTCGGGCCGGTCAGCAG TGTAGAGCGGAATAACTGGAACGTGGAGGATGACGTGGAGAGCGCGGTGAGGCCCCCCAGTGTTCAGGAGGCGTCACTGCGTCAGTGTAACGGCGTCAGCGAAGACTCCAGCTCTGAGACCAGCAGCTACTCTGAGAACAGCAGAACCACCACG GGCTCGTCAGTGGGCGGGGCTCCTCAGGTGACAGTTGCGTACCTGAGCCCCCTGGTGGTGAGGAAGGAGCTGGAGAGTCTCCTGGAGAACGAGGGCGAGGCGGTGCTGGCTCAGCCTCAGTTCCTCGACAACCACTCCATCATCTTCTGGAACCTGGTGTGGTACTTCCAGCGCCTCGGCCTCCCCAGTAACCTGCTGCAGCTGGTCCGAGCCTCGCCGCTCGTCAGCCACTTCACCCAG TCGGAGAGCTCGGCGGTGAGGGTGAGGCTGCTGTGGGACACCCTGTCCCCCGACACAGACCAGTGGCCTCCTCTCTACGTCCTCTGGAGGATCCACA GTGGCGTCCCGATGAGAATCTACAGCTGGCGGagacacaaccaccccttcacGTTGTCCTTCCTGGAGGAGGTGCTGCGCTGGGTTGGTATGAACGAGGTGCACAAGGCCGTCACGCTCTTCCTGGACACGCTGGACAAACAGCCGGGGTCACCTCGAATACAGAG gagtttgtacagagaGTTCCTCTTCCTCACGCTGGCTGCGATGGGCAAAGATCACGTCG CTGCGTTCGATAAGAAGTATAAGGCGGCGTACTCGCGCCTCAGCAGCACGCTCGGCCGCGACGAGCTGCGGAACAAGAGAGTGCAGCCTCCGAGCGCCAAAGCCGTCGACTGCAGACGCAGCTTCCACCCGCCGCTCGAGTGCTGA
- the LOC122774663 gene encoding dyslexia-associated protein KIAA0319 homolog — protein MWKKPILLPPPLLLLLLLMHSAEAAVASPCWQGATFSEAVVSPAVESSGILRIPDVSTLPQCVAACCDLPGYDLAWLFEGRCYILSCQQRENCQPRQRQGADSFLAFLRRASPQKLLLQSLVRGKPYSGHWGALSRSSEAPGDLEDLKDLALFDGDQPDDFDPGVLRYSDRSQEQQQQPHGGSAADTTTDRPSVTNRYAFNQSEAGDGPGRGVAQIQASSEGNRTSTSADDRSGKTTDRPSAEKTSKTQSSFVSTSLTQSATDSAPQDQIMTSAPTLATPPQPSSSSSSTSRPVMMSLSTAQPTDNMDTSVSPEATTGSPPH, from the exons ATGTGGAAGAAACCCATCCTCCTGCCACCgccgttgctgctgctgctgctgctgatgcacaGTGCAGAAG cTGCAGTGGCGTCTCCATGCTGGCAGGGGGCGACCTTCTCTGAGGCAGTGGTGTCCCCTGCTGTGGAGAGCAGCGGGATCCTGCGGATACCCGACGTGTCCACACTGCCGCAGTGTGTGGCCGCATGCTGCGACCTGCCAGGTTACGACCTGGCCTGGCTGTTTGAGGGCCGCTGCTATATCCTGAGCTGCCAGCAGAGGGAGAATTGCCAGCCCCGACAGCGACAGGGCGCCGACTCGTTTCTGGCCTTCCTGCGGCGGGCGTCCCCGCAGAAGCTGCTGCTTCAGTCTCTGGTGCGAGGCAAGCCGTACAGTGGCCACTGGGGGGCGCTGTCGCGGTCATCTGAGGCACCAGGCGACCTGGAGGATCTGAAGGACCTCGCTCTCTTTGACGGAGATCAGCCGGACGACTTTGACCCGGGGGTTCTGAGATATTCTGACAGAagccaggagcagcagcagcagccacacgGTGGGTCAGCGGCAGACACAACGACTGATCGGCCGTCTGTGACAAACAGATACGCCTTCAACCAATCAGAGGCGGGTGATGGTCCAGGAAGGGGTGTGGCCCAGATCCAGGCATCATCTGAGGGGAACAGAACGTCAACGTCAGCTGACGACAGAAGCGGGAAAACCACCGATCGTCCGTCTGCTGAGAAAACT AGcaaaacacagagcagcttTGTTTCCACGTCACTGACACAGTCAGCCACTGACTCCGCCCCTCAGGACCAAATAATGACTTCAGCTCCGACACTGGCCACGCCTCCtcaacccagcagcagcagcagctcgacCTCTCGTCCAG